The DNA window CCTCCCCCGACCTGCCCCTCTCGTCAACGACTGCGACGCTCTCACCGAGCAGGGCGTACCTCACGTCTATGTAAGCCTGCCCCACGCCCCTCTGCAGCACGGGGCTGAAGGTGCCGCTGGTCACCCAGCCGACGTCAACGTCATCAACCTTTAGCCTGTAGCCGCCCCTCGGTATGAACCTGGCCGAGGACTTCTTCATCTCTAGCCCGACCCTGACCCACCTCACCCCCTCCCTCCTGCAGGCCCTCAGCGCCGTCTCGCCTATGAAGCCGCTCTTGCCCCAGTCTATGGCGCCCATGCCGTACCTTAGGCTGAGGGCGCAGGGGAACCTCAGCGGGTCCTCGCCGTACTCGTTGCCGCCAAGGACGAAGCCCATCTCTATCCTGAGGGTGTCCCTCGCCGCTATGCCCACAGGCTTAGCCCCCAGCTCGAGGGCCCTCCTGTAGATCCTCTCCGCCTGCCCAGGCTCCGCCCACACCTCAAAGCCGTCCTCGCCCGTCCAACCGCTCCTGCTCACCAGGAAGGCCTTAGCGTCGCCAAGCTGGACGTCATTTATGAACTGTAACGGCTTAAGGGAGCCCGCCTCCTTGAGCCCCATGCCCTCCATGACCTCGACGCTCCTCGGCCCCTGTATAGCTAGCATGACATAGGTTGACGTCAGGTCCTCAAGCTTCACCTTCAGGCCCCTCGAGGAGGCCGCCTGGAGCAGGTGCGCCTTCATCCTCTCAGTCACAGCGGCGTTTGGCACCGCGAGCCACTCGCTGTCGGAGACCCTGTACCACATCTCGTCGTCTATTACCCTCGCCAGC is part of the Acidilobus sp. 7A genome and encodes:
- the gcvT gene encoding glycine cleavage system aminomethyltransferase GcvT, giving the protein MPSLSLKVIQLAQLHEGLGASFGEFAGWSVPMIYTSTVEEHMAVRTSVGIFDISHMGRLRLTGDDAEELLDVVFTKKVSATKQGFMSGPTLALTELARVIDDEMWYRVSDSEWLAVPNAAVTERMKAHLLQAASSRGLKVKLEDLTSTYVMLAIQGPRSVEVMEGMGLKEAGSLKPLQFINDVQLGDAKAFLVSRSGWTGEDGFEVWAEPGQAERIYRRALELGAKPVGIAARDTLRIEMGFVLGGNEYGEDPLRFPCALSLRYGMGAIDWGKSGFIGETALRACRREGVRWVRVGLEMKKSSARFIPRGGYRLKVDDVDVGWVTSGTFSPVLQRGVGQAYIDVRYALLGESVAVVDERGRSGEAKVEDFPLIKRK